In Synechococcus sp. CC9616, the following are encoded in one genomic region:
- a CDS encoding alpha/beta fold hydrolase yields the protein MNTLLDQLNPELLDPQARALVDGVQWWDLPGLGSDDPFPVAVLGEGPPVLLLHGFDSSFLEFRRIAPLLAPHVQLFIPDLFGFGFTPRPKGVVYGPESVLRHLDALLSRLTADQSRPDQTAADQTVAVIGASMGGAVAVELARRHPARIGSLLLLAPAGLSGRPMPLPPLLDRLGVWFLSRPGVRRGLCKQAFADPAASVGPPEEQIASLHLQVPGWADALAAFARSGGFAGCGSPLPSQPLHVIWGAEDRILRPPLKQAVLDLLEAPVETFEACGHLPHLDHPQRVVDRALTLLTS from the coding sequence TTGAACACTCTGCTGGATCAGCTCAACCCTGAGCTGCTGGATCCCCAGGCACGGGCTCTGGTGGATGGCGTGCAGTGGTGGGATCTACCGGGCCTGGGGAGCGATGACCCCTTCCCTGTCGCCGTGCTCGGGGAGGGCCCGCCAGTGTTGTTGTTGCACGGTTTCGACAGCAGCTTTCTGGAATTCCGTCGCATTGCGCCCTTGCTGGCACCGCACGTGCAGCTGTTCATCCCCGATCTCTTCGGCTTCGGTTTCACGCCTCGTCCAAAGGGCGTTGTTTATGGGCCCGAATCGGTGTTGCGCCATCTTGATGCCCTGTTGTCGCGCTTGACGGCTGATCAATCGCGCCCCGATCAAACCGCTGCGGATCAAACCGTTGCAGTGATCGGTGCCTCGATGGGCGGTGCGGTGGCGGTGGAACTGGCCAGGCGCCATCCCGCACGCATTGGTTCGCTGTTGCTCCTGGCTCCCGCCGGTCTCAGCGGTCGCCCGATGCCGTTACCGCCCCTGCTTGATCGCCTTGGCGTCTGGTTTCTGTCCAGGCCAGGGGTGCGCAGGGGGTTGTGCAAGCAGGCATTCGCCGATCCAGCGGCGTCCGTCGGTCCGCCAGAAGAGCAGATCGCTTCGCTTCACTTGCAGGTTCCCGGCTGGGCTGACGCCCTGGCCGCCTTCGCCCGCAGCGGCGGTTTTGCCGGTTGTGGGTCACCGCTGCCGAGTCAGCCCCTGCATGTGATCTGGGGGGCTGAGGATCGTATTCTGCGGCCGCCGTTGAAACAGGCTGTGTTGGATCTCCTGGAGGCGCCGGTGGAGACCTTCGAAGCTTGTGGGCACCTGCCGCATCTCGATCATCCGCAGCGGGTGGTTGATCGTGCACTCACCCTGCTGACTTCATGA
- a CDS encoding DUF2993 domain-containing protein, translating into MSVLPSPRSGPVLQLIASGLKLWIRSSCESIGDLQLELQGSGLGLLQGKLEGVKLTAREVRFRGLPLQLADLRSGPIQVHLTPGGVVLQQFFDVQGEVTITGRGLNEALLSEPWRWLGDWLAEQLMGLTPLGGLLIDNDQMELRVPVVAHKDPARRRFRLRAAQGTVAIQPIDDDHTTLLPMDEGIQIEQAELQAGILHLNGRARVTP; encoded by the coding sequence ATGAGTGTGCTCCCCTCGCCTCGCAGTGGGCCAGTGCTGCAGCTGATCGCCAGTGGACTGAAGCTGTGGATTCGCAGTTCCTGCGAGAGCATCGGCGATCTGCAGCTGGAGCTGCAGGGCTCAGGCCTTGGCTTGCTGCAGGGCAAGCTGGAGGGTGTCAAGCTCACTGCCCGTGAGGTGCGCTTCCGCGGCCTGCCATTGCAACTCGCGGACCTGCGCAGTGGACCGATCCAGGTGCATCTCACCCCTGGGGGTGTTGTGCTTCAGCAGTTTTTTGATGTTCAAGGTGAAGTCACGATCACTGGTCGTGGTCTCAATGAGGCGTTGCTCTCGGAACCTTGGCGCTGGCTCGGAGACTGGTTGGCTGAGCAGCTGATGGGACTGACGCCCCTTGGTGGTTTGCTGATTGACAACGACCAGATGGAGCTCAGGGTCCCAGTGGTTGCCCACAAGGATCCGGCACGACGTCGGTTCCGACTGCGTGCTGCTCAGGGCACCGTGGCGATCCAGCCCATCGATGACGACCACACCACCTTGTTGCCGATGGACGAAGGAATCCAGATCGAGCAGGCAGAGCTGCAGGCAGGAATCCTGCATCTGAATGGGCGTGCCCGCGTCACCCCTTAG
- a CDS encoding phosphatidate cytidylyltransferase: MISEVTAATPNLTPRTGSLRKRLISGAAAGGFGLVVVGLGGWWFTLAVGVIVHLGLLEFFRMAQFKGMRPATKTTLVACQLLLLSTQWTVQGGLPDVIPQAVLPLSGAAICAWLLLQPVTGSIADIAASIFGMFYLGFLPSHWLQLRNLNAPQLAPSLASLPDTWGWLSSGLAITLSACLMIVASDIGSWAFGMCCGRRPLSSISPGKTVEGAIGGFACAMAVGLISGRLLGWPLAGLPGLLLGALVALISLVGDLTESMMKRDAGLKDSGDVLPGHGGILDRIDSYLFTPAVIYYAITLALPLLPKG, translated from the coding sequence TTGATCAGCGAGGTCACCGCAGCAACACCGAACCTCACACCAAGAACCGGCTCTCTCCGCAAACGCTTAATCAGTGGCGCAGCAGCGGGTGGTTTCGGCCTCGTTGTGGTGGGCCTGGGGGGCTGGTGGTTCACGCTCGCCGTTGGGGTGATCGTGCACCTCGGCCTTCTGGAGTTCTTCCGCATGGCCCAGTTCAAGGGCATGCGACCTGCCACCAAAACCACCCTGGTGGCCTGTCAGCTTTTGCTGCTCAGCACCCAGTGGACCGTCCAGGGAGGACTGCCTGACGTGATTCCTCAGGCGGTTCTCCCCCTGTCGGGGGCGGCCATCTGCGCCTGGTTGCTGCTGCAGCCGGTCACCGGGTCGATTGCGGACATCGCCGCGTCAATCTTTGGCATGTTTTATCTGGGGTTTCTGCCGAGCCACTGGTTGCAACTACGCAACCTGAATGCACCGCAACTGGCCCCGAGCCTGGCGTCGCTGCCGGACACTTGGGGTTGGCTGAGCAGCGGCCTGGCGATCACCCTCTCGGCCTGTCTGATGATCGTCGCCAGCGACATCGGCTCCTGGGCATTCGGGATGTGCTGCGGACGCCGCCCGCTCTCATCGATCTCGCCTGGGAAAACGGTGGAGGGAGCCATCGGTGGTTTTGCCTGCGCCATGGCAGTCGGGCTGATCAGCGGGCGACTGCTGGGCTGGCCCCTGGCGGGGCTACCGGGTTTGCTGCTGGGAGCACTGGTGGCCTTGATCAGCCTGGTGGGGGATCTCACCGAATCGATGATGAAACGCGATGCCGGCCTGAAGGATTCCGGGGATGTGCTGCCTGGCCATGGCGGCATCCTGGATCGCATCGACAGCTACCTGTTCACCCCCGCTGTGATTTATTACGCAATCACCCTGGCCCTGCCGCTGCTGCCTAAGGGGTGA
- a CDS encoding multicopper oxidase family protein yields the protein MATNYVVGSLFPRKPDGSPNVVYSSDLKIKGSGSNITVKSKNKSEKNQKNLLETDLEITTDPVLIPGVNNFLSKWFIPQITSVYTDDPDSEVEEDDAALEEIGVEADYATSGPDTEETVGNVAPGGGGGRVRGSGGGGGGGGGGGGGDTSSYGIDPYIDISSIFGGVVSRANTKWTSNQRNQTMKSLKMLGYGGPGFKNYATNDDYWNTDGASTDDDLLTAINILSNYDPESVWAKYNPEAPNANVINSDFDADALLQNVNGEENPNLWYPSLLYTYGVKGEGPSYPGPVLMVEPGDQVRLNFSNDIRIADLDDEQTDKATLVQNSTPGNTASDGLGGTTSTNFHLHGSHTNPSGFGDNVVSRFTTGQDWTTIIDLPADHGQGSYWYHPHYHPSVNQQVYGGLTGFMQIGDPLSNIPAFKDVPRNLALLKTMDLGVNSETGDLLLAGFDGYGGPFLGNSMTMVTVNGEFQPEAEVKEGGWQSLTLNNQTQQAFYNVTLIHTDDDGNKTTLPIYAYGEDGHQYPQIRQAIGALNSSVPTEEDGVTCNIEGAPDPCYETLYETHENVVTMSPGKRMDLMVYLPEGTTEVATKYFFTNSDGNIGITDNMGGYPELTSETVDNGLGATGGQSAGPMATFKVKNGTALPSQKKLDKQIEEANAGIQIQKIKPSTKPEDYEDGQVPSVNLFQKKKGEYKWKPLRHRRFNYSKEALVGPEDEWDIPTQQLVGEYNAENADDPYERYEATTVFTEDGERYFGYEKPFLINDHVFPNGNLTIAQLGTMEEWVNRNWSVAFGTSNKYIGHPFHIHINDYQVKNSDTELLNKRSLEDVTMLNSSGYKYYDTDASKVIELEPYQGSLHTIKEAMDPDTVGDLNTHGANDQTVRMLFQDYLGTYVYHCHILPHEDAGMMQVITVVENTDSSWLAPAERDNYLTQDGTITLRLAQDFSTYSLTPENDGAPVTRMVAGDITNDFTQDIVLSKPSAATETSGQVELYDGAALLANTTELLSSLTPYDSILAPYAFAEDFDGDGSRDLVTAGFEGASSSDVNLKKLTINAWSGSDDSSTWTEEYSFRPFKDIDVMAHGDGVHGHPVDNLQDDQVSVAMADMNLDNFQDVAISYAIEGGIRVLVLDGAAMSLQHQTGSFEGGYFPDENVLADALILDSSLNDLSEIVLTAGFSSYAQSALEDLLITTKSTGDKRKHVFTTQLQAGHFIATSEPSSDEDSDSSHAGHGATVVTEYDDSVVNLRNNSMPLSISDKQHYSKENGKAPTPTIAGVFGNGAMLVDKHLVISQGATQGDYSYGNTSSSNNVFNTSQELTFNLHKINSVTKQKNKGVLGESLDTTFKGKQVTARANTVTLLYQAYANTTADAAHSATAAGYALGEGVDIEELAYDLQGAHAEPIIDSYGGSLDELSVKDIVTGAFNNLYGRDPSKSEINEWKDAVSGGLDQTLLPAQILLDTDGDDIYRTALMSATNQWNQAQWGTAANLLGSFGQGLKSSEKRFDSITEPLADIGVLSSWEEAQEEFDDYTASALKELVGTPISKSGFF from the coding sequence ATGGCAACGAATTATGTGGTGGGCAGCCTTTTCCCCCGCAAGCCTGATGGAAGCCCCAATGTTGTTTATTCGTCTGACCTGAAGATCAAAGGATCAGGCAGCAATATCACCGTTAAATCAAAAAACAAGTCTGAGAAAAATCAAAAAAACCTCCTGGAAACAGATCTGGAGATCACCACCGATCCGGTTCTGATTCCAGGAGTCAACAACTTCCTCAGTAAATGGTTCATCCCACAAATCACATCGGTTTATACCGATGATCCTGATTCCGAAGTCGAAGAAGATGATGCCGCTCTCGAAGAGATCGGTGTAGAGGCTGACTATGCAACCAGCGGGCCCGACACGGAAGAAACCGTGGGCAATGTGGCGCCCGGTGGAGGCGGTGGACGCGTTCGCGGTTCCGGCGGTGGTGGTGGTGGTGGTGGCGGCGGAGGTGGTGGTGACACCAGCTCCTACGGCATCGACCCCTACATCGACATCAGCTCGATCTTCGGAGGTGTGGTGTCTCGCGCCAATACGAAGTGGACGAGCAATCAGCGAAATCAGACGATGAAATCGCTGAAGATGCTGGGTTACGGAGGCCCTGGATTCAAGAATTACGCCACAAACGACGACTATTGGAATACTGACGGCGCCAGCACAGACGACGATCTGTTGACGGCGATCAATATCCTTTCGAACTATGATCCTGAATCTGTCTGGGCAAAATATAACCCTGAGGCACCAAATGCCAATGTCATCAACTCAGACTTTGATGCTGATGCGCTGCTTCAGAACGTCAACGGAGAGGAAAATCCTAATCTTTGGTACCCATCACTTCTCTACACCTACGGCGTCAAGGGAGAGGGACCGAGTTATCCAGGACCGGTGCTGATGGTTGAACCGGGCGATCAGGTTCGCCTGAACTTCAGCAACGACATCCGGATCGCGGACCTGGATGACGAACAGACAGATAAGGCGACACTCGTCCAGAACAGCACTCCAGGAAATACAGCCAGCGACGGACTCGGAGGCACTACATCAACCAATTTCCACCTGCACGGCTCCCACACGAATCCAAGCGGATTCGGCGACAACGTCGTCTCGCGCTTCACCACAGGCCAGGACTGGACCACGATCATCGATCTGCCGGCTGATCACGGACAAGGGTCGTACTGGTATCACCCCCACTACCACCCTTCGGTAAATCAGCAGGTGTATGGAGGCCTGACTGGTTTCATGCAGATCGGGGATCCGCTGAGCAACATCCCTGCCTTCAAGGACGTCCCCAGAAATCTGGCGTTGCTGAAGACCATGGACCTCGGGGTCAACAGCGAGACCGGCGATCTATTGCTGGCGGGATTCGATGGCTATGGCGGCCCGTTCCTCGGCAACAGCATGACGATGGTGACCGTGAATGGAGAATTTCAACCCGAAGCCGAAGTCAAGGAAGGTGGCTGGCAATCACTCACCCTGAACAATCAGACGCAACAGGCTTTTTACAACGTCACCCTGATTCATACCGATGATGACGGCAACAAAACCACACTTCCGATCTACGCTTATGGAGAAGATGGACACCAATATCCGCAAATCAGGCAGGCAATCGGCGCACTGAATTCGTCTGTCCCGACAGAAGAAGATGGTGTCACTTGCAATATTGAAGGTGCACCCGATCCTTGCTACGAGACACTATACGAAACCCATGAAAATGTGGTGACGATGTCACCCGGAAAGCGGATGGACCTGATGGTTTATCTGCCGGAAGGAACAACAGAGGTGGCCACAAAGTATTTCTTTACCAATTCAGATGGAAATATAGGAATCACCGACAACATGGGTGGTTACCCCGAACTCACCAGCGAGACCGTTGATAACGGTTTGGGTGCCACTGGTGGGCAAAGTGCTGGCCCGATGGCCACATTCAAGGTTAAAAACGGAACGGCTCTGCCCAGCCAGAAGAAACTTGACAAACAGATCGAAGAGGCCAACGCAGGTATTCAGATTCAGAAGATCAAGCCGAGCACCAAGCCGGAGGATTACGAAGACGGCCAGGTGCCAAGTGTCAATCTATTTCAGAAAAAGAAGGGCGAATATAAATGGAAACCACTTCGTCACAGACGATTCAACTATTCAAAGGAAGCACTGGTTGGTCCTGAGGATGAATGGGATATTCCCACGCAGCAGCTTGTTGGTGAATACAACGCAGAAAACGCGGACGACCCCTACGAGCGTTATGAAGCCACGACTGTCTTCACAGAAGATGGCGAACGTTACTTTGGCTATGAAAAACCATTCCTGATCAACGATCACGTCTTCCCCAACGGCAATCTGACGATTGCTCAATTGGGAACAATGGAGGAGTGGGTTAACCGAAACTGGAGCGTCGCATTTGGAACATCAAATAAATATATCGGCCATCCTTTCCACATTCACATCAACGACTATCAAGTTAAAAACAGTGATACCGAGCTGTTGAACAAGCGAAGTCTCGAAGATGTAACGATGCTCAATTCTTCGGGATACAAATACTACGACACCGACGCCTCGAAGGTGATCGAGTTGGAGCCATATCAAGGCAGCCTGCACACGATCAAGGAAGCGATGGATCCCGACACGGTCGGCGATCTCAACACGCACGGCGCCAACGATCAGACCGTACGGATGCTGTTCCAGGATTACCTCGGGACGTACGTCTACCACTGCCACATCCTTCCCCATGAAGACGCGGGAATGATGCAGGTGATCACGGTGGTGGAAAACACCGATTCCAGCTGGCTTGCCCCGGCGGAGCGGGACAACTACCTCACCCAAGACGGCACCATCACCCTGCGACTCGCTCAGGACTTCAGCACCTACAGCCTCACCCCTGAAAACGACGGTGCGCCGGTGACACGGATGGTGGCTGGAGACATCACCAATGACTTCACCCAGGACATCGTGCTGAGTAAGCCGTCCGCCGCTACCGAGACGTCCGGCCAGGTGGAGCTGTATGACGGCGCTGCATTGCTTGCCAACACAACAGAGCTGCTGAGCAGTCTCACTCCCTACGACTCCATTCTTGCGCCTTATGCCTTTGCAGAGGACTTCGATGGCGATGGCAGTCGCGATCTGGTGACCGCTGGATTCGAGGGCGCCAGCTCTTCGGACGTGAATCTCAAGAAACTGACGATCAATGCCTGGAGCGGATCAGACGACAGCAGCACCTGGACGGAGGAATACAGCTTCCGACCGTTCAAGGACATCGACGTCATGGCGCATGGCGACGGTGTTCACGGTCACCCAGTCGACAACCTTCAGGACGACCAGGTGAGCGTTGCCATGGCCGACATGAACCTGGACAACTTCCAGGACGTAGCGATCAGCTATGCCATTGAGGGAGGCATTCGCGTCCTCGTCCTTGATGGTGCAGCCATGTCGCTGCAGCATCAGACCGGCAGCTTCGAAGGCGGATATTTCCCTGATGAGAATGTTCTGGCTGACGCATTGATCCTCGATTCGTCACTGAACGATCTATCCGAGATCGTGCTGACAGCAGGATTCAGCAGTTACGCCCAGAGCGCCCTTGAAGATCTGCTGATCACGACGAAGTCAACAGGTGACAAGCGCAAGCACGTCTTTACCACCCAGCTGCAGGCCGGCCATTTCATTGCCACTTCAGAGCCGAGTAGCGATGAAGACAGCGACAGCTCCCATGCCGGTCATGGAGCCACGGTGGTCACCGAGTACGACGACAGTGTCGTCAACCTGCGCAATAACTCGATGCCTCTGTCGATTTCCGATAAGCAGCACTACAGCAAGGAAAATGGCAAAGCTCCAACGCCCACCATTGCCGGCGTCTTCGGCAATGGGGCGATGCTTGTCGACAAACATCTGGTGATCTCTCAGGGGGCCACCCAGGGGGATTACTCCTACGGCAATACTTCAAGCAGCAACAACGTCTTCAACACCTCCCAGGAGCTCACGTTCAACCTGCACAAGATCAACAGCGTGACCAAGCAAAAGAACAAAGGTGTTCTCGGCGAAAGTCTGGACACCACCTTCAAGGGCAAGCAGGTCACGGCGAGGGCAAACACGGTGACGTTGCTGTATCAGGCCTATGCCAACACCACGGCAGATGCAGCCCATTCGGCAACAGCAGCTGGTTATGCGCTCGGCGAGGGCGTTGACATCGAAGAACTGGCCTACGACCTCCAGGGTGCTCATGCCGAGCCCATCATCGACAGCTACGGGGGTTCATTGGATGAGCTCTCGGTGAAGGACATCGTCACTGGAGCCTTCAACAATCTCTACGGCCGTGACCCCAGCAAGAGCGAGATCAATGAATGGAAGGACGCCGTCAGCGGCGGCCTCGATCAGACCCTTCTCCCAGCTCAGATTCTGCTCGACACAGATGGGGACGACATCTATCGAACCGCATTGATGTCTGCAACGAACCAATGGAATCAGGCCCAATGGGGCACGGCTGCCAATCTGCTCGGGTCCTTCGGCCAGGGACTGAAGAGTAGTGAGAAGCGCTTCGATTCGATCACAGAGCCGCTGGCCGACATCGGCGTGCTCAGCAGCTGGGAGGAAGCCCAGGAGGAATTCGACGACTACACCGCATCAGCCTTAAAGGAGCTGGTGGGAACACCGATCTCCAAATCGGGATTCTTCTGA
- a CDS encoding DNA-binding domain-containing protein, with protein MRSPQIVRLQQQFLASLHSEPRSWLLDQIIPAPAFRDSQEVLKIYLHRAMARTVDPLNQVFHSVRWMMGAEHFEELLERFYADSLGEPLNAEALSTEFVSYLGSLEEEDWVRMADRVSLNSACGFTASMALVAAALLDWRCHWVSLIAHRSYESTELLQKKLHQRSSIWQRPTLNPTSKQCVSGVDLVSLNEWVEQNVDPKEVPYTANGPATFLIYADQDHKPKVRLLNGDEARLINHCDGTHTIASLCHEAEYFGRSHQQTRELISTLINDGVIRGLNDGLN; from the coding sequence ATGAGATCACCACAAATCGTGCGGTTGCAGCAGCAGTTCCTGGCGAGCCTCCACAGCGAGCCAAGGTCGTGGCTTCTGGATCAGATCATTCCCGCTCCGGCCTTCAGGGACAGCCAGGAGGTCTTGAAGATCTATCTGCATCGCGCCATGGCACGCACGGTGGATCCGCTTAACCAGGTGTTCCATTCAGTTCGCTGGATGATGGGAGCTGAACACTTTGAAGAACTGCTTGAGCGCTTCTACGCCGATTCACTCGGCGAACCTCTCAACGCGGAGGCGTTATCGACGGAATTTGTCAGTTATCTGGGATCTCTGGAAGAAGAAGACTGGGTTCGCATGGCGGATCGCGTGAGCCTGAACAGTGCGTGCGGCTTCACGGCGTCGATGGCGCTGGTTGCAGCAGCATTGCTTGATTGGCGATGCCACTGGGTCTCCCTGATCGCACACCGCTCCTACGAATCCACAGAGCTTCTCCAGAAGAAGCTGCATCAGCGTTCATCGATCTGGCAGCGACCAACACTCAATCCAACCTCAAAGCAATGCGTCAGTGGTGTGGATCTCGTCAGCCTGAACGAGTGGGTTGAGCAGAACGTTGACCCCAAAGAGGTGCCGTACACCGCGAATGGCCCAGCCACGTTTCTGATCTATGCCGATCAGGACCACAAACCCAAAGTGCGCTTGCTGAATGGCGATGAAGCCCGCCTGATCAATCACTGCGATGGGACCCACACAATTGCGTCCCTTTGCCACGAAGCGGAGTACTTCGGCCGCAGCCATCAGCAAACCCGGGAGTTGATCAGCACTTTGATCAACGATGGCGTGATCCGCGGGCTCAACGATGGGTTGAACTGA
- a CDS encoding DUF692 domain-containing protein codes for MSATAGLKPLSTRLNRASAGLNLCHDNASTLFKQRPELDCLQIHPEHLIQEAGGTYREQLDELRREYSVVLHGYGLSLGSSGPLDKQYLLLVRQLLREHPEAVFSDYLSWSSLSQHHFHVLLPLIQNGETVEYLAERIEEAQDVIGSPILLENISSYMRFRDSDMSEIEFINAITERCGCYVRLNVNNFWINSKNFHEDPWKELSQLRGDSVRGFHLEGCATEAMGNGLIQIDYRKEAIHQEVWDLYQQSLTHFGAWPTIVEWDNDAPSLERAMDQVQLVNKFLRPYTFEKAQ; via the coding sequence ATGAGCGCGACGGCAGGACTCAAACCTCTGTCGACGAGGCTGAATCGCGCCTCAGCCGGATTGAACCTCTGCCACGACAATGCCTCGACGTTGTTCAAGCAACGCCCTGAGCTGGACTGCCTGCAGATCCATCCGGAACACCTGATTCAGGAAGCGGGTGGCACCTACCGGGAGCAGCTGGATGAGCTGCGCCGGGAATACAGCGTGGTGCTTCATGGCTACGGACTGTCGCTGGGGTCATCCGGACCACTCGACAAGCAGTATCTGCTCCTTGTGCGTCAGCTGCTCAGGGAGCATCCCGAGGCTGTCTTCTCCGATTACCTCTCTTGGAGTTCCCTCTCCCAACATCATTTCCACGTTCTGCTCCCCCTGATTCAGAACGGGGAAACCGTTGAATACCTGGCGGAAAGAATCGAAGAGGCACAGGACGTGATCGGCTCTCCAATCCTCTTGGAGAACATCAGCAGCTACATGCGCTTCAGGGATTCCGACATGTCGGAGATCGAATTCATTAATGCCATCACGGAGCGTTGTGGCTGCTATGTGCGTCTGAACGTCAACAACTTCTGGATCAATTCGAAAAACTTCCATGAGGATCCATGGAAAGAGCTTTCACAGCTCAGGGGAGACAGCGTGCGGGGTTTCCACTTGGAGGGTTGCGCTACGGAAGCGATGGGGAACGGACTGATTCAGATCGACTACCGCAAAGAGGCGATCCATCAAGAGGTCTGGGACCTCTACCAACAATCGCTCACCCATTTCGGCGCCTGGCCCACCATCGTTGAATGGGACAACGATGCACCATCGCTCGAGCGGGCGATGGATCAGGTTCAGCTCGTCAACAAATTCCTGCGTCCATACACGTTCGAGAAAGCGCAATGA
- a CDS encoding septal ring lytic transglycosylase RlpA family protein: MGGSNPPDSATGEWGARSGSDRFNAARSVTAVLIRLLLLMLLSTAPLAAQSRLIQVVNGQASWYGPGFYGRRTASGETLRRGTFTAAHRTLPFGTLVRVTNLSNGRSVVVRINDRGPHRRHRVIDLAHGAASELRMMQAGEVPVRLEVIE; this comes from the coding sequence ATGGGGGGATCAAATCCCCCAGACAGTGCGACTGGTGAATGGGGAGCGCGATCCGGTTCGGATCGCTTCAATGCAGCCAGATCCGTCACTGCAGTGCTGATCCGTCTTTTGCTTTTGATGTTGCTGAGCACGGCACCACTGGCTGCTCAGTCCAGATTGATCCAGGTGGTGAATGGCCAAGCCAGCTGGTATGGCCCTGGCTTTTATGGGCGTCGCACTGCCAGTGGTGAGACATTGCGGCGAGGCACATTCACCGCAGCCCACCGAACCCTGCCCTTCGGGACACTCGTGAGAGTGACGAATCTGAGCAACGGCCGTTCCGTTGTTGTTCGAATCAACGATCGCGGGCCCCATCGTCGTCACCGCGTTATCGATCTCGCCCATGGAGCCGCCAGCGAACTGCGGATGATGCAGGCAGGCGAGGTTCCAGTGCGCCTGGAAGTCATCGAATGA
- a CDS encoding lysine decarboxylase, protein MTLLSLLQRNVGTALCLPAHCRGLALPASFKRLLRQRPGRWDLPELPSIGGPLISDGAVADSQRHVAAAMGVDRAWYGVNGATGMLQAALLAVAAPGQAVLIPRNSHRSVLQACLLGDLVPLLFDLPFQSDRGQPAPADQAWMQRVLAELPRNAPPIAAAVLVHPTYQGYANNPTAVIQLLQKQGWPVLVDEAHGSHLALAGETELPPSALHGGADLVVHSLQKSSSGLAQTAVLWLQGQRVDPDAVERSLGWLQTTSPSALLLASCESAVMAWSNRAGRQRLMRRLQEARRLRDCLSGKGVPLLANQDPLRLVLHTGAAGISGPEADAWLLSRGLVAELPEPATLTFCLGLAKRRGLASLLTRRWKQLLKAHPDRQAQTAFSRPPLPLVATLSMPLGQAWRAPAHCVPLSDAEGGIAAEPICPYPPGIPLLVPGEQLDGPRWRWLLEQQGLWGDQIPQTVRLVNGERDPVRIASMQPDPSLQC, encoded by the coding sequence ATGACGCTGCTGTCCCTGTTGCAGCGGAATGTAGGGACAGCCCTTTGTTTGCCGGCGCACTGTCGTGGCTTAGCTCTGCCGGCTTCGTTCAAGCGTCTCTTGCGCCAGCGTCCTGGCCGGTGGGATCTGCCGGAACTTCCCAGCATCGGCGGACCACTGATCAGTGATGGAGCCGTCGCCGACAGCCAGCGACATGTCGCCGCAGCCATGGGAGTTGATCGGGCCTGGTATGGCGTCAACGGCGCTACCGGAATGCTCCAGGCCGCTCTGCTGGCCGTTGCTGCACCTGGCCAGGCCGTGCTGATTCCCCGAAACAGCCATCGCAGTGTTCTGCAGGCCTGCCTGCTGGGCGATCTCGTGCCCCTGCTGTTCGATCTGCCGTTCCAGAGCGATCGCGGACAACCGGCTCCTGCCGATCAGGCCTGGATGCAGCGCGTTCTGGCCGAACTTCCACGCAATGCCCCGCCGATTGCCGCCGCTGTTCTGGTACATCCCACATATCAGGGCTATGCGAACAATCCAACCGCTGTCATCCAACTGCTGCAGAAGCAAGGTTGGCCTGTGTTGGTGGATGAAGCCCACGGCAGTCATCTCGCGCTGGCCGGCGAGACCGAACTTCCGCCATCCGCGCTTCACGGGGGAGCCGATCTGGTAGTGCATTCCCTACAGAAATCGTCCTCGGGGCTGGCTCAGACGGCCGTGCTTTGGTTGCAGGGACAACGCGTCGACCCGGACGCTGTCGAACGCAGTCTCGGCTGGCTACAAACCACCAGTCCAAGTGCCCTGCTGCTGGCCTCCTGTGAATCGGCGGTCATGGCCTGGAGCAATCGGGCAGGACGGCAACGACTGATGCGACGTCTACAGGAGGCACGACGACTGCGTGACTGTCTCAGCGGTAAGGGGGTGCCGTTGCTGGCCAACCAGGACCCACTGAGGCTGGTCTTGCATACAGGTGCAGCAGGAATCAGCGGACCCGAGGCTGATGCCTGGCTGCTATCGCGTGGGCTGGTGGCGGAGCTCCCGGAACCGGCCACACTCACCTTCTGCCTGGGCCTGGCGAAGCGCAGGGGTCTGGCGTCCCTGCTCACCCGCCGTTGGAAACAACTGCTCAAGGCTCACCCCGATCGTCAGGCGCAAACAGCCTTCAGTCGCCCACCGCTGCCGTTGGTGGCCACACTCTCAATGCCCCTGGGACAGGCCTGGCGGGCTCCTGCGCACTGTGTGCCGTTGAGCGACGCGGAAGGAGGCATCGCCGCAGAACCGATCTGCCCGTACCCACCAGGGATTCCCTTGCTGGTTCCGGGGGAACAGCTGGATGGTCCACGCTGGCGCTGGCTGCTTGAGCAACAGGGGCTATGGGGGGATCAAATCCCCCAGACAGTGCGACTGGTGAATGGGGAGCGCGATCCGGTTCGGATCGCTTCAATGCAGCCAGATCCGTCACTGCAGTGCTGA